The following are encoded in a window of Ferribacterium limneticum genomic DNA:
- a CDS encoding quinoprotein relay system zinc metallohydrolase 1 produces the protein MKRLLGALLVLVAGQLGAADFDYRLSAVQVAKDVYTFIGKTEDFSTDNGGNIVNTAFVVAPQGVIVIDSGPSLRYGQQMRRAIAAITAKPVALVINTHHHPDHFLGNQAFADVTIAALAETRKGIATDGNAFAENLYRMSGDWMKGTEVQLPGQTLGAGRFEVAGRRLRLVGLDGHTGADLVIVDESSGVVFAGDLVFNGRAPTTPHANVAHWLKALDQLDALTREPGFTLLLPGHGAPTADAAPIRLTRAWLTWLSAAMRDAAKAGLDMNDVLARPLPPEFASLPVAASEYRRSVGHLFPAAEQEALGAKP, from the coding sequence GTGAAACGTCTGCTTGGTGCGCTGCTTGTGCTCGTTGCCGGCCAGCTCGGGGCGGCTGATTTCGACTACCGGCTGTCGGCCGTGCAGGTCGCCAAAGACGTCTACACCTTCATCGGCAAAACCGAGGATTTCTCCACGGACAACGGCGGCAACATCGTCAACACCGCCTTCGTCGTCGCCCCGCAGGGCGTCATCGTCATCGACAGCGGCCCGTCGCTGCGCTACGGCCAGCAGATGCGCCGGGCGATTGCCGCGATCACGGCCAAACCCGTCGCGCTGGTCATCAACACCCACCATCACCCGGACCACTTTCTCGGCAACCAGGCTTTCGCCGATGTGACCATCGCCGCGCTGGCTGAAACGCGCAAGGGCATCGCCACCGACGGCAACGCTTTTGCCGAGAACCTCTACCGCATGTCCGGCGACTGGATGAAGGGCACCGAAGTCCAGCTTCCCGGCCAGACGCTGGGCGCCGGCCGCTTCGAGGTGGCCGGCCGCCGCCTGCGCCTCGTCGGGCTGGACGGCCATACTGGCGCCGATCTCGTTATCGTTGATGAATCCAGTGGCGTCGTCTTTGCCGGCGATCTCGTCTTCAACGGTCGTGCCCCGACCACGCCGCATGCCAATGTTGCGCACTGGCTCAAGGCGCTCGATCAACTCGACGCGTTGACCCGCGAACCCGGCTTCACGCTGCTGCTCCCCGGCCACGGCGCGCCGACAGCCGATGCCGCCCCGATCCGCCTGACGCGCGCCTGGCTGACCTGGCTGAGCGCCGCCATGCGTGACGCGGCGAAAGCCGGGCTGGACATGAACGACGTGCTGGCCCGCCCGCTGCCGCCGGAGTTTGCCAGCCTGCCGGTGGCGGCCAGCGAATACCGCCGCTCGGTCGGCCATCTCTTCCCGGCCGCCGAGCAGGAAGCCCTGGGGGCGAAACCGTGA
- a CDS encoding energy transducer TonB: protein MITAANIEAPVMPTVNRKFWAILALSILLHASLFALTSWQRQNGPINLPPIFASIRLIAVTESGPVAEVAPAPAAVPQKARQDASRSERPAPRAMQTAGPANVPATTPSPSSSMPSESVAPAAAVSAPSAEAARPAPAVAPQRPQSEVLDGYRQRLGELFARHQEYPRVAALRGWEGEVRLRLKVARKGNLLGVVLDRSSGFAVLDQHALAMLEALTGLPPLPDALEANEIQVVVPINYKLKKTT from the coding sequence GTGATCACCGCAGCCAACATCGAGGCGCCGGTCATGCCCACGGTCAACCGGAAATTTTGGGCAATTTTGGCATTGTCCATCCTGCTCCACGCCTCGCTGTTTGCCCTGACCTCGTGGCAACGCCAGAATGGCCCGATCAACCTGCCACCCATTTTTGCCTCGATCCGTCTCATCGCAGTCACCGAATCCGGACCTGTTGCCGAAGTCGCCCCGGCGCCGGCAGCCGTCCCCCAGAAGGCCCGGCAGGACGCCAGTCGTTCGGAGCGGCCGGCTCCGCGCGCAATGCAGACTGCCGGGCCGGCCAATGTGCCGGCAACAACGCCATCGCCGTCATCGTCGATGCCATCCGAAAGCGTCGCTCCAGCCGCAGCGGTTTCCGCGCCCTCCGCCGAAGCGGCCCGCCCGGCCCCCGCCGTCGCCCCGCAGCGCCCGCAAAGCGAAGTCCTCGACGGCTATCGCCAGCGCCTCGGCGAACTGTTCGCCCGCCATCAGGAATACCCGCGCGTCGCCGCCCTGCGCGGCTGGGAGGGCGAAGTGCGCCTGCGCCTCAAGGTGGCCCGCAAGGGCAATCTGCTCGGCGTCGTGCTTGACCGTTCGAGCGGCTTCGCTGTCCTCGACCAGCACGCCCTGGCCATGCTCGAAGCCCTGACCGGTCTGCCGCCGCTACCCGATGCGCTGGAAGCCAACGAAATTCAAGTCGTCGTGCCGATCAACTACAAACTCAAAAAAACAACATGA
- a CDS encoding TonB-dependent receptor, with translation MKRQVPQRSLLAIAISAAFVPAFAAETIVTTATVEVVGTTPLSGIGVPRLHLPANVQSLDDRRLDEIESQNIAEQLLRQVPAVTVNEVQGNPYQSDLNYRGFTASPLLGMAQGLSVYVDGVRVNEPFGDTVNWDLIPNSAIAGIDLIPGSNPAFGLNTLGGALSMRTKSGFSHPGGKFELSGGSFNRTNTELEYGGNNGTFGWYGAGDWFREDGWRDHSPSDVKQFFGKLSFRNAAGEADLTLTKARSRLIGNGLVPQSMLAERRENIFTHPDETRNDLTQLALNGKLWLSDTQSLSGSVYHRRTKTRTLNGDMNDDYETEYEDWVNNGSTPGLEPDETGANNRTRTSQRGTGVAAQWNLSSQQHQLALGASYDQARINFQQTQELGELDASRGVSNVQALAIENQINGKTSTASLFVTDTFSLTPNLHLTGSARYNMSHVTTFDELNRTAPNLDGDHKYRKLNPALGLSWQILPVLNAYAGFSQGNRVPTPIELGCADPANPCTLPNSMAADPYLKQVVARTLEAGLRGKLVGETNWNAGVFRTMSSDDILFVGTSTSAGYFTNYGKTLRQGLELGLNGNLHRVDWYANYSWLHATFRSDACLLGANNSTRGTTAECPASDEILVRKGNHIPGLPTHSLKLGLAWRATDWLRLGGDVQAFSGQYVRGNENNQHQAGTVGGETFDGPGRIPGYAILNLNAEAKLGAGWQMFAKVNNVFDKHYATAGALAENPFVGGSLQLAPDDWRRETFVAPGAPRSAWLGVRYVFGGK, from the coding sequence ATGAAGAGACAAGTCCCCCAGCGTTCGCTGCTCGCCATCGCTATTTCGGCCGCCTTTGTCCCGGCCTTTGCCGCCGAGACTATCGTCACCACGGCCACCGTCGAAGTCGTCGGCACCACACCGTTATCGGGTATCGGCGTGCCACGCCTGCATCTGCCGGCCAACGTCCAGTCGCTCGACGACCGCCGGCTCGATGAAATCGAAAGCCAGAACATCGCCGAGCAACTGCTTCGCCAGGTGCCGGCCGTCACCGTCAATGAAGTCCAGGGTAATCCTTATCAGTCTGACCTCAACTACCGCGGCTTCACCGCCTCGCCGCTACTCGGCATGGCGCAGGGGCTGTCGGTCTACGTCGATGGCGTGCGCGTCAATGAGCCTTTCGGCGACACGGTCAACTGGGACTTGATCCCCAATTCGGCGATTGCCGGCATCGACCTGATTCCCGGTTCCAACCCGGCTTTCGGCCTCAACACGCTGGGCGGTGCGCTGTCCATGCGCACGAAAAGCGGCTTCTCGCACCCGGGTGGCAAGTTTGAACTGTCCGGCGGCAGTTTCAATCGTACCAACACTGAACTGGAGTACGGCGGCAACAACGGCACCTTCGGCTGGTACGGCGCCGGCGACTGGTTTCGCGAAGATGGCTGGCGCGATCACTCGCCATCCGACGTCAAACAGTTCTTCGGCAAGCTGTCCTTCCGCAATGCCGCCGGCGAGGCTGACCTGACGCTGACCAAGGCGCGCAGCCGGCTGATCGGCAACGGCCTCGTGCCGCAATCGATGCTTGCCGAGCGCCGTGAAAACATTTTCACGCACCCCGACGAGACACGTAACGACCTGACCCAGCTCGCCCTCAACGGCAAGCTGTGGCTAAGCGACACGCAGAGCCTGAGCGGCAGCGTCTATCACCGGCGGACCAAGACGCGCACGCTCAACGGCGACATGAACGATGACTACGAGACCGAGTACGAGGACTGGGTTAACAATGGCAGCACTCCAGGCTTGGAGCCCGATGAAACTGGTGCCAACAACCGGACGCGGACGAGCCAACGTGGCACGGGCGTCGCTGCCCAGTGGAACCTCAGCTCTCAGCAGCATCAGCTGGCGCTCGGTGCCTCCTACGACCAGGCGCGCATCAACTTCCAGCAGACGCAGGAACTGGGCGAGCTCGACGCCAGTCGCGGCGTCAGCAATGTCCAGGCGCTGGCGATTGAAAACCAGATCAACGGCAAGACCAGCACGGCCAGCCTGTTCGTCACCGACACCTTCTCGTTGACGCCCAACCTGCACCTGACCGGCTCGGCCCGCTACAACATGAGCCACGTCACGACCTTCGACGAACTCAACCGCACGGCGCCCAACCTCGACGGCGACCACAAGTACCGCAAGCTCAACCCGGCCCTCGGCCTGAGCTGGCAGATTCTTCCGGTGCTCAACGCCTACGCTGGCTTCAGCCAGGGCAACCGCGTGCCGACGCCGATCGAACTTGGCTGCGCCGACCCGGCCAACCCGTGCACCCTGCCCAACTCGATGGCCGCCGACCCCTACCTCAAGCAGGTCGTCGCCCGCACCCTGGAAGCCGGCCTGCGCGGCAAGCTGGTCGGCGAGACGAACTGGAATGCCGGCGTTTTCCGCACCATGAGCAGCGACGACATCCTGTTCGTCGGCACCTCGACCAGCGCCGGCTACTTCACCAACTACGGCAAGACGCTGCGCCAGGGCCTTGAACTCGGCCTCAACGGCAACCTGCACCGTGTCGACTGGTACGCCAATTACAGCTGGCTGCACGCCACTTTCCGCTCCGACGCCTGCTTGCTCGGCGCCAACAACAGCACGCGCGGGACCACGGCGGAGTGCCCGGCGAGCGACGAAATTCTCGTGCGCAAGGGTAATCACATCCCGGGACTGCCGACGCACAGCCTCAAACTCGGGCTGGCCTGGCGGGCTACCGACTGGCTGCGCCTCGGCGGCGACGTGCAGGCTTTCTCCGGCCAGTACGTCCGCGGCAACGAGAATAACCAGCATCAGGCCGGCACTGTCGGTGGGGAAACCTTCGACGGCCCCGGCCGCATTCCCGGCTACGCCATCCTCAACCTCAATGCCGAAGCCAAGCTGGGCGCCGGCTGGCAGATGTTCGCCAAGGTCAACAACGTTTTCGACAAGCACTACGCCACGGCCGGCGCGCTGGCCGAAAATCCCTTCGTCGGCGGCAGTCTCCAGCTTGCTCCGGATGACTGGCGTCGTGAAACCTTCGTCGCCCCGGGCGCACCGCGCTCTGCCTGGCTCGGCGTACGTTACGTGTTTGGTGGCAAATGA
- a CDS encoding HAMP domain-containing protein gives MTFHFRPFFPVDRGNAKLSLHTRVGLVLTALAASLLIVLAGLWLHGTRNAIHEEVEAASRVSEQWLKAVLGEMHDVPAATRGERLLSVARAIGRVRANELEIRTAAGETIYRSPASSYKAGRSAPAWFASLLASQYPARTLAVEGYTLTLHPDDSRAILDAWDELAAMAGWALALLGVLFVATRTALGRALRPLAQIMRALDRTGRGRFDTRLPVFATPELGRISRAFNGMADRLGEAVDDNVRLESAREVDRQMHDRLEEERRVIARELHDELAQGITAVRALAGAIVQRTGDAPSLHIPAQGIVAVTGEMQDGVRNILHRLRPAAGNSLAATLERQLAGWQAQHPEIIVNSSLAIGPQPVADDLAMAVVRIVQEGLTNVVRHADASQVELAISRVAGWLQLTLADNGRGRSGQPSAQPGCGLGLAGMGERIAALGGHLQFEQPVGGGFRIFARLPDATLQQSPEEFA, from the coding sequence ATGACATTTCATTTTCGGCCCTTTTTTCCGGTTGACCGTGGGAATGCAAAGCTCAGCCTGCACACCCGCGTCGGCCTCGTTCTCACCGCGCTGGCGGCCAGCCTGCTCATCGTCCTCGCTGGCCTCTGGCTGCACGGCACGCGCAATGCCATCCACGAGGAAGTCGAGGCGGCGAGCCGGGTTTCCGAGCAATGGCTCAAGGCCGTGCTCGGCGAAATGCACGACGTGCCGGCCGCGACGCGCGGCGAACGGCTGCTCAGCGTCGCCCGCGCCATCGGCCGGGTGCGGGCCAATGAGCTGGAAATCCGCACGGCTGCCGGCGAGACGATCTACCGTTCGCCGGCTTCGAGCTACAAGGCCGGGCGTTCGGCCCCGGCGTGGTTTGCCAGCTTGCTGGCCAGCCAGTATCCGGCCCGCACACTGGCCGTGGAGGGCTACACCTTGACCCTGCATCCTGATGATTCGCGCGCCATACTCGACGCCTGGGACGAACTGGCGGCGATGGCCGGCTGGGCGCTGGCCTTGCTTGGCGTGCTCTTCGTGGCGACGCGCACGGCGCTGGGTCGGGCCCTGCGCCCACTGGCCCAGATCATGCGCGCCCTCGACCGGACCGGCCGCGGCCGTTTCGACACCCGTTTGCCGGTTTTCGCGACGCCGGAACTCGGCCGCATCTCGCGCGCCTTCAATGGCATGGCTGACCGGCTCGGCGAAGCGGTTGACGACAATGTCCGCCTTGAAAGCGCCCGTGAAGTCGACCGCCAGATGCATGACCGCCTCGAAGAAGAGCGCCGGGTCATCGCCCGCGAACTGCACGACGAGCTGGCCCAGGGTATCACCGCCGTCCGGGCCTTGGCCGGCGCCATCGTCCAGCGCACCGGAGATGCGCCGTCGCTGCATATTCCGGCCCAGGGCATCGTTGCGGTGACCGGCGAAATGCAGGATGGCGTGCGTAACATCCTGCACCGCCTGCGTCCGGCTGCCGGCAACAGTCTGGCCGCGACGCTCGAACGCCAGCTGGCCGGCTGGCAGGCGCAGCACCCGGAAATCATCGTGAACAGCAGTCTGGCCATCGGCCCGCAACCCGTCGCCGATGATCTGGCCATGGCCGTCGTCCGCATCGTGCAGGAAGGCCTGACCAATGTCGTGCGCCACGCCGACGCCTCGCAGGTCGAGCTGGCCATCAGCCGCGTCGCCGGCTGGCTGCAACTGACGCTGGCCGACAACGGACGCGGCCGTTCCGGTCAGCCCTCGGCGCAGCCCGGTTGCGGCCTCGGCCTGGCCGGTATGGGCGAACGCATCGCCGCTCTGGGCGGCCATCTTCAATTCGAACAACCCGTCGGCGGCGGCTTCCGCATCTTCGCCCGCCTGCCTGACGCGACGCTTCAACAGTCCCCGGAGGAATTCGCATGA
- a CDS encoding response regulator, which translates to MSNALQGKRILLADDHAMVRLGFRCLLEGAGATVVGEAENGENAVRLYAETNPDIVVMDVSMPGIGGLAALERLLVWDAKAKVLMLSAHNDDIVPVRALRLGARGYLCKRAAPEEFLRAVGQVASDRRYLDPELAQSVALAQLSGSANPVDTLTEKELAVFMKLAEGRSVNDVAEDFCLSPSTVGTHLYHIKQKLNVQNAAELTLVAVRNGLIEA; encoded by the coding sequence ATGAGCAACGCACTGCAAGGCAAGCGCATCCTGCTTGCCGACGATCACGCGATGGTTCGCCTCGGCTTCCGCTGCTTGCTCGAAGGGGCCGGCGCCACGGTGGTCGGCGAGGCCGAGAACGGCGAAAACGCCGTCCGCCTCTACGCCGAAACCAACCCGGACATCGTCGTGATGGACGTCTCGATGCCCGGCATCGGCGGTCTGGCGGCGCTCGAACGGCTGCTCGTCTGGGACGCCAAGGCCAAAGTGCTGATGCTCTCGGCCCACAACGACGACATTGTGCCGGTGCGCGCCCTGCGTCTTGGCGCTCGCGGTTACCTGTGCAAACGGGCGGCGCCCGAGGAGTTCCTGCGTGCCGTTGGCCAGGTCGCCAGCGACCGCCGTTACCTTGACCCGGAACTGGCGCAGTCCGTTGCGCTGGCCCAGCTTTCCGGTTCGGCCAACCCGGTCGATACGCTGACCGAGAAGGAGCTGGCCGTCTTCATGAAGCTGGCCGAAGGTCGTTCGGTCAATGACGTGGCCGAGGATTTTTGCCTGAGCCCGAGCACGGTCGGTACCCATCTTTATCACATCAAGCAGAAGCTCAACGTCCAGAACGCTGCCGAGTTGACGCTGGTCGCCGTGCGCAACGGCCTGATCGAGGCTTGA
- a CDS encoding alpha/beta fold hydrolase: MQHYTSDLLFPASQPRCVRQMAVGDGHILHVEECGPIDGVPVLFLHGGPGAGCMPEHRQLFDPAIFRVVMIDQRGAGRSLPSGELGANTTLDLVADLDYVREALGISGWIVFGGSWGSLLALAYAQIYPENVHGLVMHGIFLGSREEIVAYARGLGSMLPRLERGDPLAAFARIILSEHTERAAQAARVWLDYQRSLIGKEPLDAPPNAMQQARARIQMHYLTRDCFLMPGQLLAGIDRIRHLPAVIVQGLADPVCPPVAAEMLHRAWPEATWVPVASAGHDALSPAMARACIRALGWVTECVEG, translated from the coding sequence ATGCAACACTACACCAGCGATCTGTTGTTCCCCGCCAGTCAGCCGCGCTGCGTCCGGCAGATGGCGGTCGGCGACGGGCATATCCTGCATGTCGAGGAATGCGGCCCGATCGATGGCGTGCCCGTGCTTTTCCTGCATGGCGGGCCGGGCGCCGGCTGCATGCCCGAGCACCGGCAATTGTTCGACCCGGCGATTTTCCGCGTCGTCATGATCGACCAGCGCGGCGCCGGGCGCAGTCTGCCGAGCGGTGAATTGGGCGCGAACACGACGCTCGATCTGGTCGCCGATCTTGATTATGTCCGCGAGGCCCTTGGAATTTCCGGCTGGATCGTTTTCGGTGGTTCGTGGGGCAGCCTGCTGGCCTTGGCCTATGCCCAGATTTATCCGGAAAACGTACACGGGCTGGTCATGCACGGCATTTTTCTCGGCTCCCGCGAGGAAATCGTCGCCTATGCGCGCGGCCTCGGCAGCATGCTGCCGCGCCTGGAGCGGGGCGATCCGCTGGCGGCGTTCGCCCGGATCATTCTGAGCGAGCATACCGAGAGGGCGGCCCAAGCGGCGCGGGTCTGGCTCGACTACCAACGCAGCCTGATCGGCAAGGAGCCACTCGACGCGCCACCCAATGCCATGCAGCAGGCCAGGGCGCGCATCCAGATGCACTACCTGACCCGCGATTGTTTTCTCATGCCCGGCCAGTTGTTGGCCGGCATCGACCGGATTCGCCATCTGCCGGCTGTCATCGTCCAGGGCCTGGCCGATCCGGTCTGTCCGCCGGTAGCGGCTGAAATGCTGCATCGGGCCTGGCCCGAGGCGACCTGGGTGCCGGTGGCAAGCGCCGGCCACGATGCACTGTCGCCAGCCATGGCCCGCGCCTGCATCAGGGCGCTGGGCTGGGTCACGGAGTGTGTTGAAGGCTGA
- a CDS encoding response regulator, whose amino-acid sequence MTETSPVIKMKHLFSCMARLHRMSLRSRLVAMTIGLVVVFIWGLAILSATVLQSRFEQVLADQQLAATRQVAREIDQKLKGRIDSMRRLATELPADLGYASLQSKLVEDSALQDIFSAGVAVIGLDERVIVDFPPVPGRRGMYVGDRDYVRQVVATGQPYIDKPIFGRNLKRPLLVISVPVFDAAGKLRAVLAGIIDLTAPDALGFVSDNAQTGSGEFYIFSLRDKMIIAATDSKRAMTPTPAPGHNPLLDRMVGGFEGSGIAVSSEGIAKLYSGAHVASGNWLVLSALPTGVAFAPILAFQNYLYVIAGLLTLVAFFVIFRGVDKVLAPLAEAGEALRRMSAGEAPLAPLPVRRDDEIGHLVGKFNQLLVDRQRYEAALADSEQRFRLLVEGAPEGIFVQTHGRFAYANNATLALLGAKSQDQLLGTVVLDRVHPDCRAEVAQRIRLLNDGYAVPPQEQSYLRIDGTPVAVEVSAVPLRFDEEDGSLVFIHDITERKQISGERDQLIERYRGERDFSDQLTDSLPGVFYVISPDARFVRWNRNFEEVTGRSAMEMAAISPLELFAADDRDLVGSRIAAVFADGQSTAEANLLVKEGGTRRYLFTGQRVVVDGKLLLVGLGVDVTAIREMEAELARHRDHLADLVDQRTWELAVAKERAEAATQAKSAFLANMSHEIRTPMNAILGMVHLMQRDGVTPKQAGQLDKIDTAAKHLLSVLNDILDLSKIEAGKLSLEKADVAIHGLLENIASILSPRVGSKGLRLVMETGPLPRHLRGDPTRLMQALLNYANNAVKFTDQGTITIRTRVLSKEDGRVLLRFEVEDSGIGIAPTHLHRLFAAFEQADSSTTREYGGTGLGLAITSYLARLMGGEVGVSSELGQGSTFWFTAWLDCGLPVLAEPASVAAGEGAETVLARDYRGRRVLLAEDEPINQEIARELLSEAGLLIDVANNGAEALEMAGKTAYDLILMDMQMPRMDGLAATRAIRQLARGGRMPIIAMTANAFIEDREKCLAAGMNDFLAKPANPDTLYATVLKWLA is encoded by the coding sequence ATGACAGAAACCTCTCCCGTCATCAAAATGAAACACCTGTTTTCCTGCATGGCCCGACTGCACCGGATGTCCTTGCGAAGCCGGCTGGTCGCCATGACGATAGGCCTGGTAGTGGTGTTTATCTGGGGGCTGGCCATCCTCTCGGCGACGGTGTTGCAAAGCCGCTTCGAGCAGGTTCTCGCCGATCAGCAACTGGCCGCTACCCGCCAGGTGGCGCGGGAGATCGATCAAAAGCTGAAGGGCCGCATCGACAGCATGCGCCGTCTGGCGACCGAGTTGCCGGCTGATCTTGGCTATGCATCGTTGCAGTCCAAGCTGGTCGAGGATTCGGCGCTCCAGGATATATTCTCGGCTGGTGTCGCGGTCATCGGCCTTGATGAGAGAGTCATCGTTGATTTCCCGCCCGTACCGGGGCGGCGCGGCATGTACGTTGGCGATCGCGACTACGTCCGGCAGGTGGTCGCCACCGGTCAGCCCTATATCGACAAACCCATTTTTGGCCGCAATTTGAAACGGCCGCTATTGGTCATCAGCGTTCCGGTCTTCGATGCGGCAGGGAAACTGCGGGCTGTGCTGGCGGGCATCATCGACCTGACGGCGCCCGATGCGCTCGGTTTCGTATCCGACAATGCCCAGACCGGCAGTGGGGAGTTTTATATTTTTTCGTTGCGCGACAAGATGATCATTGCCGCCACCGACAGCAAGCGGGCCATGACGCCGACGCCGGCACCGGGGCACAATCCCCTCTTGGACAGGATGGTGGGTGGCTTCGAGGGTTCGGGCATTGCCGTCAGTTCGGAAGGGATTGCCAAGCTCTATTCTGGCGCCCACGTGGCAAGCGGCAACTGGCTTGTCCTCTCGGCACTGCCTACCGGGGTGGCATTCGCGCCGATTCTTGCCTTTCAAAATTACCTTTATGTGATTGCCGGTCTGCTGACCTTGGTGGCTTTTTTCGTCATTTTCCGTGGTGTGGACAAGGTGCTTGCCCCGCTGGCTGAGGCGGGTGAGGCGCTGCGCCGGATGAGTGCCGGGGAGGCGCCGCTGGCCCCGCTTCCAGTGCGTCGTGACGATGAGATCGGGCATCTGGTCGGCAAATTCAATCAGTTGCTGGTCGATCGCCAGCGCTACGAGGCCGCCCTGGCCGACAGCGAGCAACGCTTCCGCCTGCTGGTCGAGGGTGCGCCGGAAGGTATCTTCGTGCAGACGCACGGGCGTTTTGCCTACGCCAACAATGCCACGCTGGCTCTATTGGGCGCGAAAAGCCAGGATCAACTGCTCGGCACGGTCGTCCTTGATCGGGTTCATCCGGATTGCCGTGCCGAAGTGGCACAGCGGATACGCCTGCTCAATGACGGCTATGCCGTTCCTCCGCAAGAGCAGAGCTATCTGCGCATTGACGGCACGCCGGTGGCGGTCGAGGTTTCGGCCGTGCCCCTGCGCTTTGACGAGGAAGATGGATCGCTGGTTTTTATCCACGACATCACCGAGCGCAAACAGATCAGTGGCGAGCGCGATCAACTGATCGAGCGTTATCGCGGCGAGCGTGATTTTTCTGACCAACTGACCGACAGCCTGCCCGGTGTGTTCTATGTCATTTCGCCCGATGCCCGTTTCGTGCGCTGGAACCGGAATTTCGAGGAGGTGACCGGCCGGAGCGCGATGGAAATGGCGGCGATCAGCCCGCTCGAGCTGTTTGCCGCGGACGACCGCGATCTGGTCGGCAGCCGCATTGCCGCCGTATTTGCAGACGGCCAGTCAACCGCCGAGGCGAACCTGCTGGTCAAGGAAGGCGGTACCCGGCGCTATCTGTTTACTGGCCAGCGCGTCGTCGTCGACGGAAAACTTTTGCTCGTCGGGCTGGGCGTCGATGTCACGGCAATCCGGGAAATGGAGGCGGAGCTGGCACGGCATCGCGATCATCTGGCCGATCTCGTCGATCAACGAACCTGGGAACTGGCCGTCGCCAAGGAGCGGGCCGAGGCCGCGACACAGGCCAAGAGTGCTTTCCTGGCCAACATGAGCCACGAGATCAGAACGCCGATGAATGCCATTCTCGGGATGGTTCATCTGATGCAGCGGGACGGGGTGACGCCGAAGCAGGCAGGGCAGCTCGACAAGATCGATACGGCAGCCAAGCACCTGCTCAGCGTCCTGAATGACATCCTCGATCTTTCCAAGATCGAAGCCGGCAAGTTGAGTCTCGAAAAAGCCGATGTGGCCATCCATGGGCTGCTTGAAAACATTGCTTCTATCCTCTCTCCCCGGGTTGGCAGCAAGGGCTTGCGCCTGGTGATGGAAACCGGGCCGCTACCACGCCACCTGCGCGGCGACCCGACGCGGCTGATGCAGGCGCTGCTTAATTACGCCAACAACGCGGTCAAATTTACCGACCAAGGGACGATCACGATTCGCACCCGTGTCCTGAGTAAAGAAGATGGGCGCGTGCTGCTCCGTTTCGAGGTCGAGGACTCCGGCATCGGCATTGCCCCGACCCATCTTCATCGCCTCTTTGCGGCTTTCGAGCAGGCCGACAGCTCGACTACCCGGGAATATGGCGGCACCGGCCTCGGCCTGGCCATCACTTCATACCTGGCCCGCCTGATGGGCGGAGAGGTCGGGGTGAGCAGCGAACTGGGCCAGGGCAGTACCTTCTGGTTTACCGCCTGGCTGGACTGCGGGCTCCCCGTGTTGGCAGAGCCTGCCTCGGTCGCCGCCGGGGAGGGCGCCGAAACGGTTCTGGCCCGCGACTACCGGGGCAGACGCGTGCTCCTGGCCGAAGACGAGCCGATCAATCAGGAAATTGCGCGCGAACTGTTGAGCGAAGCCGGCTTGCTGATCGATGTCGCCAATAATGGCGCCGAGGCACTGGAGATGGCCGGGAAGACGGCATACGACCTGATCCTGATGGACATGCAGATGCCCCGGATGGATGGCCTGGCGGCGACGCGGGCAATCCGCCAATTGGCCCGTGGTGGTCGCATGCCGATTATCGCGATGACCGCCAATGCCTTTATCGAAGATCGTGAGAAATGCCTTGCCGCCGGCATGAATGACTTCCTTGCCAAGCCGGCCAATCCGGATACATTGTACGCGACCGTGCTCAAGTGGCTGGCTTGA
- a CDS encoding DsbA family oxidoreductase — protein MIGSMLTVEIVSDLVCPWCYIGLRRLDAAIAEVRRELPDFACEKRWRPFFLNPDTPPEGEPYLPFLEKKFGGPAPVAALFERVRAAGRPWGVEYAFEKIEVRANTLQAHRLIHWAQQRGDAARLVERLFVAQFQRGERIGDRALLVQVAVECGYPGEEVESYLASGQDSEEVRATERRFRAMGISMVPTFIVDGRQIVVGAEDPAILATAIRRALA, from the coding sequence ATGATCGGCTCCATGCTGACCGTTGAAATCGTTTCCGACCTCGTCTGCCCGTGGTGCTACATCGGCCTGCGCCGGCTTGATGCGGCCATTGCCGAAGTGCGCCGCGAGTTGCCGGACTTTGCCTGCGAGAAGCGCTGGCGCCCGTTTTTCCTGAATCCCGATACGCCGCCCGAAGGCGAGCCTTACCTGCCGTTTCTCGAAAAGAAATTTGGCGGGCCGGCGCCGGTCGCGGCGCTGTTCGAGCGTGTGCGCGCCGCTGGCCGGCCGTGGGGTGTCGAGTATGCCTTCGAGAAAATCGAGGTCCGCGCCAACACCCTGCAGGCGCATCGGCTGATTCACTGGGCGCAGCAACGCGGCGATGCGGCCCGGCTTGTCGAGCGGCTGTTCGTCGCCCAGTTTCAGCGTGGCGAGCGGATTGGCGATCGTGCCCTGCTGGTGCAGGTGGCGGTCGAATGCGGCTATCCCGGCGAGGAAGTCGAGTCCTATCTGGCTTCCGGCCAGGACAGCGAAGAGGTGCGCGCCACGGAGCGCCGGTTCCGGGCGATGGGCATTTCGATGGTGCCGACCTTCATTGTCGATGGCCGGCAGATCGTCGTTGGGGCCGAAGACCCTGCCATCCTCGCCACGGCCATTCGCCGGGCGCTGGCCTGA